CATTGATTTCGCTTCGTTAGAATTCAAAAAGCTTACGGATTGAAATGAATGTTGGATCATGTTTTTTATTATTTTTTAGAAATTAAAAAAACAGGAGAGGTTTAATAATCCCTCTCCTGCTTTATATATCCCGTTCAACTTTCAGCACATGGCGCTAAGACCGTCACTGTTTAAAGTTTTATTTATAATTCTGAGCTAAACACTATATCCCCTAATGGTTGTTCGCTAGACGGTGTAGGTTCTAAAGTAATGGCAATCATTTCCCAATTGTGGTCACCCTGATAATTGATTGGGAATGCTACAGCACCTTCACCTAACTCATTAGGTATAAATGTTCCCGCACGATATTTTTTATCACCCTCAATAAGCCATACTTGATAAGCTTCGGTGCCTTCAAGCTGTTGCAATTGTTCCCCTTGGATCACAAGTGCTACACCATCGTCTTGTTGAATCATGGCAGCCGTTACTTTAGCTGTTGTCGCTGGATCTGTGGGGTTTAGTTGTAATGCTTTGTTTACTAGGTTCAGTCCATCCATAGCTGTTGGTTGTTGTATAGATTCCTTCTGGTTAAGTAACGCATAGCCATTTCCAAGTAATGAAAATAAAAGGGAGGCAGCCAGAAGTGGTGTTAACCAGTTCTTTTTTTGCTTTGGAACTGATAGTAATGGTTCCGTATTTTTCGGTTCAT
This region of Bacillus mesophilus genomic DNA includes:
- a CDS encoding anti-sigma factor, which codes for MEQVGCNDLIDYFNEGLDDVTKKKFEQHLSLCNSCQEELQELQALTEDLPFLSDPIEPPVEMKKRVLDHVFSQETTTQAPTEKFGASDEPKNTEPLLSVPKQKKNWLTPLLAASLLFSLLGNGYALLNQKESIQQPTAMDGLNLVNKALQLNPTDPATTAKVTAAMIQQDDGVALVIQGEQLQQLEGTEAYQVWLIEGDKKYRAGTFIPNELGEGAVAFPINYQGDHNWEMIAITLEPTPSSEQPLGDIVFSSEL